A stretch of DNA from Strigops habroptila isolate Jane chromosome 10, bStrHab1.2.pri, whole genome shotgun sequence:
AGCATCCCCTGTGCCTTGCCAACTGGCTGGATGGTACACACCACAGAGCAGGCAGTCAGCTGGTGGTGCAGAGCCTGCGAGGTCACTCCAGCCAGGCTGACACGTCTAAGGCCAAGGCAGCAAGATGCAGCCTCACTTCTCATACTTCCAGCACTTGCAAAGCAGGGACCTGCCACTGCTATTGCCTTGAGAGGGTACAGGGATGCTCCTATTTTTGTAGCTGCTCCTTGCCCCCaaaagagcagagcagttgGAGTTATAGAGATGGTGGTACCTGTGGTACATGGCATAGAGGGGACCCCTTGCTCGTGTTTGAGTGCTTCACTAGTGGTTGTCTCTGCTACAGGTGTGTCTGGCAACTTTTCCCTGCTAACACCTTGCGGGGAGAGTAAGGCAGAGGTAGCAGAACCATCATGCTATGAGGCTTTTGGGGGGGGCACCTCAGTTATCCTCATGAGCGCTTGACTCTCTCCAGGAGGCcactttttcctgctcctgttcTTCATCTGAACTTGCTGAAGCTCTTGCGCCTCCCCTGACCCCCAACAAACCTACTGCTTGAGCTGGGACAGTGTTGGTAGCCAGAAACTTCCAAAAGCCTGTGTTGCTCAGTGAGGAAACCtcatcctggctgtgctcctcCAAGGCTCGTGGCACTTTGCCATCCCAGTTGTGCTCTATGCTGGGGCTCAGTGGTGAGTTAGGGGCACATGTATGCCACCTAGTGCTCCCAGCTCTTAAATGTGCAACATTGCTCTTGGTGCAAAAGGGTATGTTTGTCTGATGTGTCCCTTTGCCTGAGAACCTGCAAgtgcccttgtcctgtcccttgcCAGGGGTTGTGGTAGCCATCAGCATTCTTAACCGATGATTCAGTGTACACCAGGAAGTCATGCCAACCTACCCACACCTCTGTGTGTAAGGGCAATGATCACAGAGCCCTGTGGGGCTTGCCACCTAcacagccacctcctgcctcaCACCGCAGCAAGCCCTTTCCATGGCATGCCTGGCCTCCTGTCCCAGAGCCTGTGATTCCCTTGGCCTGCAGTGGTGCATGCCTTGGACCCtgtccttctccttccctggtGGGGCCAGCACCAAGCCTGGGGCAGCAGGTGGGATCCCACCTTTAATCTTCTCATGGCTTAGGGCAGCCTTGCTGCCATCCACTTGCTTTGTTAGTGCTTTGCTTGAAAAAGCCTCCAGCTAGGTGCAGGTGCTATTGGAGCTCCCTCTTCAGCTTCCCATCTTTGGCAAGGTTTGGCCTCTTCTGTCTTCTCAGCACTGCAGGTCCTCCTCATTATTGTCTCTGCATCCCTACAAATGGAGCTGAGTTAGCCTGGTCATCTCATAACATGGCACTCTTCTCAGTTCTTCcctccagtgctgcttctgctctgccctctgcttttccagtaCAAAGGGGCCAAAAGCACATCGTATCATCATGCTGAGCtctcctcagagctgcaaacagcagaaactTGCCCTCACTCCCTGCACCCAGCTGCAAGCCCTCTGGAATTTTAAAGGACTGAAGGGCTAAGAGCTTGGTCGAAGCTCATGCTGTccctccagcagagcagggtgTTGGGCTGCACAGTTGCAAGGCTGCACACCACTGTTGAATCTGCACTGCTGTAGTCCCATGACCTTCAGCTAATCTCCTTTCTCCATTACTTCCAGCTAGGGACTCAGcaggtgctgctctgctctgacaGAGGCTGTATGTCCCATCCTCTTTCCTTCATCAGGGTTGTGAGGGTCTTTTGCTTGTTCTCATTCCCATAGTGTCAGCCACCTTGTCTCTAGCactttcagctgcttctttggGTTCTTGTCCATCTGATCTTCTTTGAACCTGTATTGGTTACAGGGAGACCATGTTTTCATCTGGTTTTATCCTTTGCTTCTAGCCTTCAGATCAGCCATATCTCTTCTTGCACCTCCAAGGTCCCAACCTGCTGTTGTCATTTTGGAAGTGCTATTTAATTTAGGTCTCCTGATCATTTTCCTATCTCCTTTGTAGCTGCCCTCTACTTCCATTCATAGTGGGGGCTGTTGTCTGCCTTGGATGCTTTTGCTGCAGGTTCTTCATTCAAGACCCTGCCTGTGCCTGGGGTAAAGCAGTCTGTGATATTCACCTCTCTTACTTTCCTGTCCTTTCGCTTCTAGCTGTCTGCCCTGCTCATGCTGGAGGGATTTCCAGGCAGGAGGCTCAGCTGAGGCTGTGGAGCAGGTTGGGCTCCAGGCAGCACTCCTGCTGGGGCTCAGCTGTGTTCCTCTTCCTTCTGGGTTTCCCTGCACTGAAGGTGTGGAGAGCTGGTGTAGCAGGATAGAGCTCACCAGGCTCCcaaccttcctcttccccaagGTGGGCATGGAGCCGCTGCCAGCACCTGTCCAGAGCgccagggctggaggggctgcGGCTCCCTCTGGTTcccacctcctctcctctgTATAAACTCTGCACTTAACAGAGCTCGTCTCTCCTTCGTGGCAGGCGCTGCCAGGCCCTCCTTGCAAGGGCTGCTGAATAACGCAGGTGCCTCTCAGAAGGTGCTGAGCAAGTAGCATCCGCAGCCAAGCCTGTGGGTGTGCCAGGCTCAGGGTGCTGCCTGAGAAGGGGTCTCTGCTTACTGCTACCTCTGATCTCACCTCTCTCCATCTCAACCGGAGCAAACTGACCTGAATTAACCTCTGGGTCAATCTTCTGGGTGCTCTTGGTTCCTGGCCAGGCTGCCTCCTCACATCTCCTAACTTTCTCCCTCGCCTCCCGCTTGTCATTTTAGCGTAGCCTCCGCCCTGCATTCCGACAACCATGACCGCTACGAGCGCCTCACCTCCGTCTCCAGCTCTGTGGACTTCGATCAGAGGGACAATGTGAGTAGCAGCAAGAGTCAAACACCTTGCCTTCACGTGGCCTTCAGCTTGTCTGAACAAAGGGCTCTTCAGAAGAAACACGGTTTGCCTATCCCCAGGCCTTAAGTCCCACACCTTTTAGTGTGTGAGTGTGGTGTAGACCTCAAGGTGACATAACTATGTGGCTTCTAGACATGTGCTTAAATAAGTAGGCTGTACATCCGTGTGGCTTTAATGGATGTCTGTGCAACCTATTGTCTCAGCATGGCAAACAGTACTTGCCAGCTGCTCCTCACGCCGCTGTCTACCTCTACCATTGTTTTCCTCTCTAAAGGGGAGGCAGAGTTCAGTAGGATAACAGGGTGTGATGGATGGGTGGTGAAGCCCCAGAAAATAGTCCTCCTCCCCAGGTGTCCTTTGGGAGCACTGGCTTGGCCCAGCCTTTACAGTCCCTGCAGAGCTCCTCTTGTTCAGAATGAAGGCTAAAGCAGTGCATTTGCTAGGTGCCCCCAGAGGCCATGGGTTGCCTGGGAGGTTGGACAGCCACATGGCAGAATCCAGCCTGTGTTGTGCCCCATGGAGTAGCACTGTCATCTTCACCTTGGCCCATCCATGGCTCTGCACATCTGGGTGCTGGTCTGTCTTCCCCCTAAGCCACGTATCTGAGGTGGAAGGACACTAGTGTGGTCCCTGAGCCTTTGAAGGAGGGAGTGGGGATAAGGGAACAGAATGATGAGACcctcctgtgttttttctgcacAGGGTTTCTGCTCCTGGCTGACAGCCATCTTCAGGATAAAGTAAGTGCCCCAGGACCTGCACAGGGGACCCAcatggggaagaaggaaaggcatGGCAGGGCTTTGGGATGCCCAGCACAGTACAGCCGTGTGAAGTCACTGCCCTTGCTGCAGCCCCTTCTCTGAAGAACACAAGCGAAGTGCGTCCTCTGGAGAGGACAAGCAAAGATGGGACTAGATAAGGGGTCCTGAAGCCAAAACTAAGGTCACATAGTGGGTCTGTGGCAGAGAAGAGCACCAAGCCCAGGTCTCCCCTGCCTCAGTCCCGTCTCAGGaatgctgcctcctgctctgcagagatgctcCTTTCCCTGGGACTCCTGATGTGGGCACTGCTGTCCAAGGAATTGCTACAaagtggggctgggggatgcagggaggCACCCCCAGCTTTATGATGCTCAGGCATAGTCTCTCAAGCACTTCTTGGCTTCAGAGCACTGTGGGATAGTATCTCAGCAGGGGAGGCAAGGCCCATCAGAAGGATGTGAGCTGGGGTTTGCATGTGTCCAGCTGCAGTAAGCATTGGACGGGCAGGTCTGTGCCCAGGATGGTTCAAGGCTGAGTGCTGGGCTCCCTACCCCAGGGCCTGGTCACAGATGTGTATGGCGGAACCAGGGGTGCTGTGTGGGCTCACCAGAAGGGCAGCCATGCCCCTGTGCTTTTCTTCACCCAGCACTTGAGGGAATGTGGAAGATTGAGGGTGTTTCTCTCCCTGGCAGGGATGACGAGATCCGGGACAAGTGTGGGGGTGATGCGGTGCACTACCTGTCCTTCCAGAGGCACATCATCgggctgctggtggctgtgggTGTGCTCTCCGTGGGCATCGTGTTACCTGTCAACTTCTCAGGGGACCTGCTAGGTGAGAGCAGGGAGGCTTTGGCTGGGCTTGGGGACCTGCTTTCAACACCATATCCCAGACCACTGGAGAGCAGTGGAGAGCAGGACAGGACTAACACAGACAATCCCTCACTGCTGTTTCACTTTGAGTGTGGTGCATCTGAAGGGTCATCCTGGGCAGCTTGGATCTGGGGTGTTCTGCAGGTGACATTCCTGCAGTAGCCCACCCTAGTGGTGCTCTGTGCCACTCAGGATAACTGAATGTGCTTGTGTTTGCCTCTTTCTCCCTAGAAAACAACGCCTACAGCTTTGGGAGGACAACTATCGCTAACCTGAATTCTGGGTATGTGTGGGCGGGGGTGGGATAGATAATTGAGGCCCTTGGGGGGCATTTTGTAAATGCTCATTTGTTGCAGAGCCTCACTTTCTTGAAGGCTGTATTTCTGCCCTCACTGTGAAGCTGGTGGTTGTAGGGCATGTGGCCATGCTGGTTACACTGCTCATGGCCCTGGCACCTTCAGGGCCTGACCACTCATACGCAAACCTGTAGTGGCAACCTTGCATTGACCTTTGTGGTCTCTCTTGTGACAGGAATAACCTGCTGTGGCTGCACACATCTTTTGCCTTCCTATACCTGCTGCTGACAGTGTACAGCATGCGCCGGCACACCTCCAAGATGCGCTACAAAGAGGATGACTTGGTGAGCAGGATCTGGTCACTCTCCCAGGCACATTGTCCTGTGCCCTCCTGTCAAGGTAGCCTTGACGAGAGTGCCAAGCACCCCACTTCCCACAGCAATGTGGGGCACTCTTATTATGGCTGTTCTTTTATTCTGCCTGGCCAAAGGCAGATctcctccagagcagcagccctgaCTGCCTGTGGGGAAACAGGAGAGGTCTGCGCTGGGTGAATCTGGAGGGGGGCCCCATGTCTTCCTCAGGAGTTGCTCTAGCTGCTTTTGCCACCTTCTTAAGGGTATCCCGTGTTTCTGTTCAGGCAGCTGCAGTGTAAGACCTTAGCCTGTTGGTCTGCAGCACTCCAGGATGCAGGATGCCAACAGCTGGTGGAAGCATAGGAGAGGGTGCTAGAAGTGATGGGGCTGCATTTTCCAGTCACTGGCTCACGCCTCAGAGGGCTTTGCTGCAGTCTGGTCTTTCACACCATCCACACCTACCTGCCctcaccttttttcttccttccttccaggtTAAGAGAACTCTCTTCATCAATGGGATCTCAAAATATGCTGAGCCAGAGAAGATCAAGAAGCATTTTGAGTGAGTCTCACTGTACTCATAATTAAAGGCTCGCTTTGTAACAGTGATGTTATTTGGGGTAACGCTACTGTTACCTAGAATGGCAATAATACATTGAGAGCAGAAAGAGGTgaatacttttattttgggcatcttgctgttatttttctgtactttttattttatctgaatGTGCAGTTTCCTTGGTCTTATGCCTTTGTGTATGCCCACCTATCTCTGGCATAACCATAGGGGATCAGTGTGCTAAGTAGTGGACAGGGCATATCCTGAGATACAGTCAGGTTCAGAGATGAGGTGCTGGCAGGAGGTGCTCAAGCAGTGACTGTGGGatgttgtgctgctgcttctgccctgaTCACAATCCTTGCagaaaagtatatttttctttttaacaaaaaaaattaattcctcttCTGTCAGGACCTCAGTGAACAGTCAGGGCCATGTTTAGAAGGGACACATTTAGAAGCACCgtggggaaaggagaaatgcTTTGTACCTTTTGGGAGcccttctgcctcttcctgaTCCCAAACCCTGTGGTCCATGAAGGCAGAGGTGGTGTGGGGTTAGAGAGGTTCTGCGCTGCCACAGGGTGAAAGTCCAAAGAGGCATCTTGTGCTAGAGCCTGGAAGATGTAGCGCTTGCTCTAGGTGTTGCCTCCTCTATAAAGAACAGAGCCAGCAGGCTCCCCTGCTGCCCCCACCAAGCTATTGTTATACATCGTGATGCTCAGCCCAGGGCAGGAGAGAAGCCCTGAACGGGGTTTGCTTGAGGATACAGCCTTTGGTGCCGGGTGTGATGAGCTGGTGCTTCCCATCTGCAGGGAGGCCTACGCCAACTGCACTGTCCTGGAGGCCCGTCCCTGCTATGACGTGGCCCGACTGATGTTCCTCGACGCGGAGAGGTAACTCCTTGTCTGGGAGAGAAGGCAGGGTGGGCCAATGCCATGGGCTCCCCCTCAAGTCTGCTGCCACAGGAGCTTTTCTGAGccaccttctttttcttgctttccttctcttccactCTGCGgtttcaggaagaaagcagagcgTGGCCGAATCTACTTCACCAACCTGCAGAGCAAGGAGAACACCCCGTCCATGATCAACCCCAAGCCCTGTGGCcacctgtgctgctgtgtcaTCAGAGGCTGCGAGGAGGTGGGGGCAGAGCTGAGGTGTTGGGTGGGAGGGCCCATGGGGGCTTGGGTCTCCAAGTCTCTGATCTCACCCTGGTCCCCCTGCCCAGGTGGAAGCCATCGAGTACTATACCAAGCTGGAGGAGAAGCTCAAAGATGACTACAAGcgggagaaggagaaggtgaatgAAAAGCCTCTGGGCATGGCCTTTGTCACCTTCCACAATGAGACCATCACAGCCATGTGAGTGCAAAGAGTCCTTTTCTCCCCAGGAAGATGACCTGTCCCAGCTCTCGCCTTAAATCAAAGGAATGCCAGCACTAAGGCATTCTCCTTGGTTTGTCCCTGCCAGCCCTTTGTGTCAGcatctccctctttctcttctccagaatcCTCAAAGATTTCAATGCTTGTAAGTGCCAGGGCTGTGCATGCCGTGGGGagcccagggcctcctcctGCAGTGAGTCCCTCCACGTCTCCAATTGGACCGTCAGCTATGCCCCTGACCCACAGAACATCTACTGGTGAGCAGCTCAGTGGGCCCTGCTAAGGGGAAAGGGGTGCAGCCTCCCTGtctccctccccatctgctCCTCTGGTAACTGAATGAGTTGTTCTTGCTGAAGCCCAGCCTGGCTGAGCTAACAATCTGATCTGACTTGGAGGGGGAAAGCCTTGGGCTGGTGCCCCAAGTGCTGTTCATGCAGGCTTGGCCATGGTGTGTACGTGAGGCCCCAGACCTGCCCTTCTCCCCCATACAGTCATCCTGAtgccctccttcccccctcccaggGAGCACCTGTCCATCCGGGGCTTCATCTGGTGGATCCGCTGCCTCGTGATCAATGTGGTCCTCttcatccttctctttttcctcactACCCCTGCTATCATCATCACCACTATGGACAAGTTCAATGTCACCAAGCCCGTGGAGTACCTCAATGTAAGGCCTTCAGAGATGTGTGCAGGATGGATAGCACGAGAACCATCCCTACCACCTGCaaggctggggatggggagagaaattATCAGCCCTGGCCAGGCTGCagtggcagctgctgtgctggggcatcAGCAAAGGCAGCTGTACCTGCAGCTGGCACAAGAGCTGGCACACCATGTAACACATGGGCTCTTCTCTGCCATTGCAGAACCCCATCATCACCCAGTTCTTCCCCACCCTGTTGCTGTGgtgcttctctgctctgctgcccactATCGTGTATTACTCTGCCTTCTTCGAAGCGCACTGGACCAGGTGAGGACAGCCAGCGCCTGCTCTGAGTCATACCAGCATGCTGCCTGGCCACTACACATTATCACTGATGTAAAGCTCCTGCTGGATCCTTCTGCTTGACCTTCTGTTTTCCACTCCAAGCATGGTGTTATGTTGTGCCTTTTAGACACCTGGGGTCTGCCATAGACAGCTGTTCTGACGGTCCTTagctgctgtgtgcagcatGGTTGTCTGAGCAGAGCTTAACATAGATctacaagaagaagaaagctggCAGGAGTTGAGGCTGGTCACGGTGGGAAATGCTAGTAGCGAGGGAAGTCTTGGCTCTGGTGAGCGGGTGTGCCTGTGCCCATGTGTAAGTCATAGCTTTTCCAAGGGAAAATCACCTTAGTTGCTATGGCTTCTGGCCGTAGGGAAGGTATTTGAAGTGAAGAGCAGTAAGAATGTGCTGCTTGTGACGCACATGCCCCACAGGACGTGCGACataagctttgctttctgctctaTGTTGCAAAGCCTGGTGGGGTGGATGTCACCATGTCAGGAGAGACGACTGCAGAGTCCTCTAAAGATAAGAGGGCTGGGAGGGCCTGTGAAACAAGGAGGGGAGGAACTGGGGCTCAAGAACAGACTTTATACACACTGGAAGGACAGGGAGCAAGTCCATGTACTAGCAGCGGACAGGGTAGGGTTCAGATTAGACACTGGGAAGTGCCTACTGATGGGAAAACCATGGGGGCACTGCTCCTGGTGTTGGCAGGGTGATGGTGAAAGATTAATGGCCTCCTCTCTGCCCTCAGGTCTGGAGAGAACAGGACAACCATGCACAAGTGTTACACCTTCCTCATCTTCATGGTCTTGCTGCTGCCATCGCTGGGCCTGAGCAGGTACAAgtggtgggaagggaaagcaagcGCAGAGACCAAGAGCATGGGGAGGGTTGAGATGCACCCCTGGTAGTTCTCCTACACTACACCCTTTTCCCACTGCACAAGTGCCTTGGCCACCACCATCTCACGAAGGTGACATTTAGTTCCGGCTGGGTTTAAGTTGGACCGTGCGTGTCTGGGTCTCTGAGGAGCTGACTGAATCAATCTGCAGATGCATTGACATGTGTCGTGGTGCTACAAATAACGCAGACAAAATTGGCATGGTTCATGGATGCATGTGAAAAGTCTGCTCGAGGTCTGCTGGTGAAGGAGGCATTCTCCACCTCTGTGCTCTGCACACTCCAAATTTTGCACAAAACTAGTGAATTCACCATTCAAGCCAGATCAGAGTAGGTTACACCTCTTGACTGCATGGGCAAGTTATGTAtaggctgcagcagtgctgagcccCAAATCTTCCTGCAGTTACATAAACGCTTTGTGGCAAACAGTGGTGCATTAGGTGCCAGCCTTTGGCACGGGCTCCCAGCACTGAACGGTGGCTGAGGGGAAGTGGGAGTGGGACTGGGGGTACTCACTGTGGGAGTTGCTTACACATTATGGGGGGGAGGATCTTTACCCCCCTAGATTCAGGGTACAGCCCCTCAGTGGTGAAGTCAGGCACCTCCTGAGAATAGACAGACTCTGACAGAGGCAGAAGAATAGTCTTCCGTCCAgaggcatgtagtgacaggacaagggtaACAGTTTTtagctgaaagagggtagatttagattggatataagaaagaaattctttattgtgagggtgctgaggcactggaacaggttgcccagagttGTGGctccccttccctggcagtgttcaaggccaggctggacggggcttggagcaacctggtctagtggaaggtgtccctgcccatggcagggatgttgtaactagatgatctttaaagtcccttccaacccaaaccgctctgattctgtgataaatggTTACAAACTAGGCAGCTAAATGCATTTTGACCGGATACTGTTAACAGACCACGCTTCCTTCTGAAGACTCAGTCCCCTGCTGTTGCCTCTGGAGCTGTGTactccagcagcacccaaggTGCCAGAGGATTGGATAGTTTTATATCAGAAAATCAGAATtgaggaaaatggaaagctttttaATCTCTGTGTTGGAGATGACCTCATACCTAAACAGTTTCTTCTATAGAGTCAGTCAGCTGTTCCTTGCatgagggaagaagaaaatacttgtaGGATCAgggcaaaaggagaagaatACACATGAGAGTAGGAAGCTTTACACCCTTTTTTGGGTGCTGCACTATTTTCTCCAGTGTTTGATTTACATAATTGCTAATGACACATCCCAAGAGGGAACAAAGCAGTCTATGGTCAGAGCTTTGGGTCCTTCTAGAGCAGCTTCCACATCCTTGCACGTGCATGTCTGTCTGATCACTGTGTCTGACTGTTCCTCTTCTTGCCCCCTCCCCCACAGCTTGGATGTGTTTTTCCGCTGGTTGTTTGACAAAAAGTTCCTTGCCGAAGCTGCTGTGCGATTTGAGTAAGTGGAGCTGGGCAGAAGGCCCTTCTTTGCGATGCGGGGAGGTTCTTGTTGGCATCCAAAGGTACTGGGGGTTCCTGGCTTCTGCCCTGCAAGGGGGAGCgcctcctgcagcctgctcttGCTGCACCTCCCCAGGTGTGTGTTCCTGCCAGACAACGGGGCCTTCTTCGTCAACTATGTCATTGCCTCCGCCTTCATCGGGAATGCCATGGACCTGCTGCGCATCCCTGGGTTGCTCATGTACATGATACGGCTCTGCCTGGCCCGCTCGGCCGCGGAGCGGAGGAATGTCAAACGAGTATGTAGCAGGGCTGATGGGGTGGCTTCTGGCCTCTGCGTGGGGATGGGAGTGCTGCAGTGGGGCCCTGATGGGGCTGTGTGTATAGATGGGTGTGCTGCACACACCTGCTCAGCTCCCAGGGTCGTGTTGACATGTCTCTGTTCCCTCTTGCAGCACCAGGCCTACGAGTTCCAGTTTGGAGCTGCTTATGCCTGGATGATGTGTGTCTTCACTGTGGTCATGACATACAGCATCACTTGCCCCATCATCGTCCCTTTTGGTAAGTGATACCCCTCTGCCTCCCTGTGTCAGAGGCTGGGAAGAGCTTGAGAGGGGAAGGTGAGAAGGGTGGCTTGGGGGAGATAGAGGGCAGTTGTCAGTCAAAGGCACTGGGAAAGAGGATGATTCTCCGCTGGCAtaccttcctttctcccaggGCTCATGTACATGCTGCTTAAGCACCTGGTGGACCGATACAACTTGTATTATGCTTACTTGCCTGCCAAGCTGGACAAGAAAATCCATTCAGGGGCTGTGAACCAGGTGGTGGCAGCCCCCATCCTCTGCCTCTTCTGGCTTCTCTTCTTCTCCACCATGCGCACAGGTGAGTGCTGGGCTGGGATGCCAGCCCCTGGCCTCCTACAGAGCCACTTCCGTTGCCAGGCTGTGGTCCTGGCAGCCATGGAGCACAGTCCCTCTGACAACACCACTTCGGTTTTCCTTTGCCCCAGGGTTCCTGGCCCCCACTTCCATGTTCACCTTTGTGGTTCTCGTGATCACCATTGTGATCTGCCTGTGTCACGTCTGCTTCGGGCACTTCAAATACCTCAGCGCTCACAACTACAAGGTGAGGCAGAGTGCTGGGTAGGGGTGTGGAACCTTCTCCTAAggagcacagctcagccacGAAACAGCAGGGGCTCCTGGGGAATCACAGCCTGCTCCCCAGAAGAGCTCTCAACCCTGAGGTCTCTTCACAGAGGACAGTCCTAAGGCTGTCCCTGCTGTCTGTATGCTGCTCTTGTGGTGAGACAGCAGACATGTTGCTCAGCAGTCTTaacttctcctttcttctccagatTGACCACACAGAGGTGGACGCTGTAGAAAACAGGCAGAATGGGAGACCCGCCACCAGTCTGCCAGCTCCCAAATCAGCTGTGAGTCCCTGTCCCCACGTCCATGCCCTGCTGTGCTCCTTACCCGGGTTTGGGAAGGAGGGGGGTAACTCTCTGTCAGAGTATCTCGCGCCTCACTGCCCTGAGGCAGCACCCAGAGTCTCCCAGTGAGGGTGGGAGGCAAGTGTTGGGTGCTGTGCCCCTCGCCTGAGCTGGGTGATGAACTGTAACGCCCCACACGCACATGCATGCACACTCAACCCTTTCCCACTGCTCCTCAGACGCTGTGCATTTACTCTCTGCCTCTCTCTCGGCTGGGACAGTGAATCCAGCTGGGTCAGTCTCACTTCTCCTTCTGCATCTTTGCACGTCGCCTGTCAGCAAAGGCTGTTACACACCAAGCTGGTCCTAGAGCAACACGAAGGGGTCTCTGTGGGCATTGCCTTGAAGGCCATGAAAGTGCTTCGGGCAttctcccctcccctgcccaaCTCTTCAGATCTCAGAGTCAGCTCTCTGAATTTCTCCTTGGCTCACTGTATCCTTCAGCTGCTTCCTTCCACCATGAGGCTTTTCTAGTTGGGTTATGGGCAGAGCCATTCAGGGGGTACATGTGGAGATGGGGTACAGCAGAGCCTCCTGCTTCCTCGGGGGAGCTGCGCTGGGGTGTGCATATGTAATCCAGGCTCCTTACTAGTCTCCTTGTACCTAAGGGCAGTGGCATCTTGCCAGAAGGAGATTCCCAGAGAAGGCAGGCACAGCCTCAGAG
This window harbors:
- the TMEM63B gene encoding CSC1-like protein 2 isoform X4, whose product is MLPYVIATLGSAGATCKSSTCNNSTKDYCYSARIRSTVLQGLPFGGVPTVLALDFMCFLALLFVFSILRKVAWDYGRLALVTDADSVASALHSDNHDRYERLTSVSSSVDFDQRDNGFCSWLTAIFRIKDDEIRDKCGGDAVHYLSFQRHIIGLLVAVGVLSVGIVLPVNFSGDLLENNAYSFGRTTIANLNSGNNLLWLHTSFAFLYLLLTVYSMRRHTSKMRYKEDDLVKRTLFINGISKYAEPEKIKKHFEEAYANCTVLEARPCYDVARLMFLDAERKKAERGRIYFTNLQSKENTPSMINPKPCGHLCCCVIRGCEEVEAIEYYTKLEEKLKDDYKREKEKVNEKPLGMAFVTFHNETITAIILKDFNACKCQGCACRGEPRASSCSESLHVSNWTVSYAPDPQNIYWEHLSIRGFIWWIRCLVINVVLFILLFFLTTPAIIITTMDKFNVTKPVEYLNNPIITQFFPTLLLWCFSALLPTIVYYSAFFEAHWTRSGENRTTMHKCYTFLIFMVLLLPSLGLSSLDVFFRWLFDKKFLAEAAVRFECVFLPDNGAFFVNYVIASAFIGNAMDLLRIPGLLMYMIRLCLARSAAERRNVKRHQAYEFQFGAAYAWMMCVFTVVMTYSITCPIIVPFGLMYMLLKHLVDRYNLYYAYLPAKLDKKIHSGAVNQVVAAPILCLFWLLFFSTMRTGFLAPTSMFTFVVLVITIVICLCHVCFGHFKYLSAHNYKIDHTEVDAVENRQNGRPATSLPAPKSAKYIAQVLQDSSPEGEATESEEQGSQDEELINADGMNDTDFQSCEDSLIENEIHQ